A DNA window from Macadamia integrifolia cultivar HAES 741 chromosome 4, SCU_Mint_v3, whole genome shotgun sequence contains the following coding sequences:
- the LOC122075395 gene encoding disease resistance protein RUN1-like isoform X2, whose product MKKNYPLPFSTLKCFLMAPRRNREAFSSQSASPRWIHDVFLSFSEDTREKVTDRLYVALVQKGIRTYRDDDEHRRGEKSLKESRIAIVVFSRNYASSVWCLDELVKIIEFRSGNGLTVLPVFYDVDPSDVRHQTGSLEKAFAKHEECGEEGKEKLQKWRAALTRAANLSGWDLRNVANLRQEANIIQIIVEDVLTKSSRRPLNVARYPVGIDSRVKHVIDLLHFTSNEVRIVGICGLGGSGKTTTAKAVYNEVYYKFEGCSFLENVKDVSKQPNGLIRLQEQLLSDVLLKRNLKVSNVARGINLIRQRLYSKRVLLILDDVDQSDQLNALAINRDCFGLGSRIIIISQNEHFLNEVDVEVVYKPEEFDLYESLELFSWHAFKNDRPTDDYMELSRDVVRYAKGLPLALEVLGSFMFERSLTEWKNTLDKLKKIPQNLIQEKLRLSFDALDDEEKDIFLDIACFFIGMDKDYVNKILDECNLFPDIGIRVLAQRSLITIEMNKLRMHDLLRDLGREIVCENSPAEPGRRSRLWAHKDVCDVLAKDKGTKSVEGLILNGSQFEVLCFNTKAFADMHRLRLLQLNYVYLRGGFEHLSKGLRWLCWHGFPLNSIPTNFDLQNIAVLDMENSNIKEVWKEIKLLKRLKILNLSHSLYLTKTPKFSGLPNLEKLILEGCKSLVEVHESIGFLDKLVVLNLKDCHNLMNLPRSICELGSLEELNLSGCSKQVKSKSWVSFSQCWGSLKTTFNSITSLPASFSGLRSLKVVDLSYCNLSEDLIPNDFMSLSLSLERLELDGNRFRTLPASIEHLSRLKRLSMKNCRDLQLMTELPSSLNFLNLGGCSTMERLPSNISGLSQLLYLDLNGCQRLQSLPKLPLRLDELRTSGCTSLQEVANIGNLSTLRDLSINCDLFCSLSNEICHLSNLGNLNLEGCKRPQSLPKLPSKLDSLFIEGHTSNLLNCFENQSLEEMEGCHHLDSTLRNMSLFQGLYRAFEVIGTGTEIPEWISHQAVGSSISFETKGIEWGPLDGFWQSAHALDEDILWVRHIPITELQDYWGGEAKFGAHFEVGDIVEVLVEIEPFEKACVQVKKCGVMLVHKPDENQVDDPSVMKCSTASHFFIVDGERSAMDQVVFMEDANKSGYNEDVAGSSYDAKILRIGQ is encoded by the exons atgaaaaaaaactaCCCATTGCCCTTCTCAACTCTCAAGTGCTTTCTCATGGCCCCCAGGAGAAACCGAGAAGCATTTTCTTCACAGTCTGCAAGCCCTCGCTGGATCCACGACGTATTCCTGAGTTTCAGTGAAGATACACGAGAGAAAGTGACTGATCGCCTCTATGTCGCTTTGGTCCAGAAAGGGATTCGCACCTACAGAGACGACGACGAACACCGGCGAGGAGAGAAATCACTCAAAGAATCGAGAATCGCAATTGTTGTTTTCTCTAGGAATTATGCTTCTTCAGTATGGTGTCTTGATGAACTGGTGAAGATCATTGAATTCAGAAGTGGGAATGGTCTAACTGTTTTGCCTGTTTTTTATGATGTCGATCCGTCTGATGTCCGACACCAAACCGGAAGTCTTGAGAAAGCATTTGCGAAGCATGAAGAgtgtggcgaggaggggaaggaaAAGTTGCAGAAGTGGAGGGCAGCCCTCACAAGAGCAGCTAATCTTTCTGGTTGGGATCTGCGAAATGTTGCCAACCTCAG GCAGGAGGCAAACATTATCCAAATAATTGTTGAAGATGTTTTGACTAAATCAAGTCGAAGACCATTGAATGTTGCTAGATATCCAGTTGGAATAGATTCTCGGGTAAAACATGTAATTGACTTGTTACATTTTACTTCAAATGAAGTTCGTATTGTTGGGATTTGTGGTCTGGGTGGATCAGGCAAGACAACCACTGCAAAAGCAGTTTATAATGAAGTTTATTACAAATTTGAAGGTTGTAGTTTCCTTGAAAACGTTAAAGATGTTTCAAAACAACCCAATGGTCTTATTCGTTTACAAGAACAACTCCTTTCTGATGTACTGTTGAAGAGAAACTTGAAGGTAAGCAATGTTGCTAGAGGAATAAATCTGATTAGACAAAGGCTCTACAGCAAAAGGGTTCTTCTCATCCTCGATGATGTAGATCAATCGGACCAATTAAATGCTTTAGCTATCAACCGTGATTGCTTTGGTTTGGGAAGTAGAATCATCATCATATCACAAAATGAACATTTTCTAAATGAGGTTGATGTAGAAGTAGTATATAAGCCTGAAGAGTTTGACCTTTATGAATCTCTTGAACTCTTCAGTTGGCATGCCTTCAAAAACGATCGTCCAACAGATGACTACATGGAGCTTTCAAGGGATGTAGTTCGCTATGCCAAAGGACTTCCATTAGCTCTTGAGGTTTTGGGTTCATTTATGTTTGAAAGAAGCTTAACTGAATGGAAGAATACATTAGACAAATTAAAAAAGATTCCTCAAAATTTAATTCAAGAGAAACTTCGATTAAGTTTTGATGCTCTAGATGATGAAGAGAAGGATATATTCCTTGATATTGCTTGCTTTTTTATTGGAATGGACAAAGACTACGTTAATAAGATACTAGATGAATGCAATTTGTTCCCAGATATTGGAATTAGAGTTCTCGCACAAAGGTCTCTTATAACAATTGAAATGAACAAGCTAAGGATGCATGACCTTCTTCGAGACTTGGGAAGGGAAATTGTTTGTGAAAACTCTCCTGCCGAACCTGGAAGACGTTCAAGATTGTGGGCACATAAGGATGTTTGTGATGTATTGGCAAAAGACAAG GGAACCAAGTCTGTTGAAGGCCTCATCCTAAACGGTTCTCAATTCGAGGTTTTGTGTTTCAATACAAAAGCGTTTGCAGACATGCATAGGCTAAGACTACTTCAACTCAATTATGTATACCTGAGGGGAGGGTTTGAACATCTCTCTAAGGGTTTAAGATGGCTTTGTTGGCATGGATTCCCATTGAATTCTATACCTACCAATTTTGACCTGCAGAATATTGCTGTCCTTGACATGGAGAACAGCAATATTAAAGAAGTTTGGAAGGAAATTAAG CTGCTCAAAAGGTTGAAAATCCTCAATCTTAGTCATTCGCTTTACTTGACAAAAACCCCCAAGTTCTCGGGACTCCCCAATCTTGAGAAACTGATCCTCGAAGGTTGTAAAAGTCTGGTTGAGGTTCATGAATCCATTGGATTTCTTGACAAGCTTGTTGTCTTGAATCTGAAAGACTGCCATAACCTTATGAATCTTCCAAGAAGTATTTGTGAGTTAGGATCTCTTGAAGAACTCAATCTCTCTGGTTGCTCCAAACAGGTTAAATCTAAGTCATGGGTTTCATTCTCTCAATGTTGGGGCTCACTGAAAACAACGTTTAATTCCATCACTTCGCTTCCAGCTTCTTTCTCTGGTCTACGTTCTTTAAAAGTTGTAGATCTCAGTTACTGCAATCTGTCAGAAGATTTGATTCCCAATGATTTCATGAGCTTGTCCTTATCTCTGGAAAGGTTAGAATTGGATGGAAACAGATTTCGCACCCTACCAGCCAGCATCGAACATCTTTCTCGTCTCAAAAGGCTTTCAATGAAAAATTGTAGAGATTTGCAACTGATGACGGAGCTTCCATCAAGTTTAAATTTCTTGAATCTTGGAGGTTGCTCAACAATGGAAAGATTACCATCAAATATTAGTGGTCTCTCTCAACTCCTCTATCTTGATTTGAATGGATGCCAAAGGCTGCAATCACTTCCAAAGCTTCCATTAAGGTTAGACGAGTTGCGAACATCTGGTTGCACATCCTTGCAAGAAGTAGCAAATATTGGGAACTTATCTACATTACGAGATTTATCTATCAACTGCGATCTCTTTTGTAGTTTATCTAATGAAATATGTCACCTTTCTAACCTTGGAAACCTTAATTTGGAAGGCTGTAAGAGGCCTCAATCACTGCCAAAGCTTCCATCAAAATTAGATTCCTTGTTTATTGAAGGCCACACATCAAATTTGCTCAACTGCTTTGAGAACCAGAGCTTGGAAGAAATGGAAGGTTGCCACCATTTGGACAGCACTTTGAGAAACATGAGTCTTTtccag GGATTATATAGGGCGTTTGAAGTCATTGGTACAGGAACTGAGATTCCAGAGTGGATCAGCCATCAAGCTGTAGGGTCTTCAATATCTTTTGAG ACCAAAGGAATTGAATGGGGCCCCCTCGATGGATTTTGGCAATCTGCTCATGCATTGGATGAAGATATATTGTGGGTGCGCCATATACCAATTACTGAGCTTCAAGATTACTGGGGAGGTGAAGCTAAATTTGGGGCTCACTTTGAAGTGGGGGATATAGTGGAGGTCTTAGTAGAAATTGAACCTTTTGAGAAGGCCTGTGTACAAGTGAAGAAGTGTGGAGTCATGCTGGTACACAAGCCAGATGAGAACCAAGTAGATGACCCTTCAGTGATGAAATGCTCCACTGCTTCACATTTTTTCATTGTTGATGGAGAAAGATCAGCAATGGATCAAGTAGTTTTCATGGAAGATGCGAACAAGAGTGGCTATAATGAGGATGTGGCAGGATCCAGTTATGATGCCAAAATATTGAGGATAGGCCAGTGA
- the LOC122075395 gene encoding disease resistance protein RUN1-like isoform X1, whose protein sequence is MKKNYPLPFSTLKCFLMAPRRNREAFSSQSASPRWIHDVFLSFSEDTREKVTDRLYVALVQKGIRTYRDDDEHRRGEKSLKESRIAIVVFSRNYASSVWCLDELVKIIEFRSGNGLTVLPVFYDVDPSDVRHQTGSLEKAFAKHEECGEEGKEKLQKWRAALTRAANLSGWDLRNVANLRQEANIIQIIVEDVLTKSSRRPLNVARYPVGIDSRVKHVIDLLHFTSNEVRIVGICGLGGSGKTTTAKAVYNEVYYKFEGCSFLENVKDVSKQPNGLIRLQEQLLSDVLLKRNLKVSNVARGINLIRQRLYSKRVLLILDDVDQSDQLNALAINRDCFGLGSRIIIISQNEHFLNEVDVEVVYKPEEFDLYESLELFSWHAFKNDRPTDDYMELSRDVVRYAKGLPLALEVLGSFMFERSLTEWKNTLDKLKKIPQNLIQEKLRLSFDALDDEEKDIFLDIACFFIGMDKDYVNKILDECNLFPDIGIRVLAQRSLITIEMNKLRMHDLLRDLGREIVCENSPAEPGRRSRLWAHKDVCDVLAKDKGTKSVEGLILNGSQFEVLCFNTKAFADMHRLRLLQLNYVYLRGGFEHLSKGLRWLCWHGFPLNSIPTNFDLQNIAVLDMENSNIKEVWKEIKLLKRLKILNLSHSLYLTKTPKFSGLPNLEKLILEGCKSLVEVHESIGFLDKLVVLNLKDCHNLMNLPRSICELGSLEELNLSGCSKQVKSKSWVSFSQCWGSLKTTFNSITSLPASFSGLRSLKVVDLSYCNLSEDLIPNDFMSLSLSLERLELDGNRFRTLPASIEHLSRLKRLSMKNCRDLQLMTELPSSLNFLNLGGCSTMERLPSNISGLSQLLYLDLNGCQRLQSLPKLPLRLDELRTSGCTSLQEVANIGNLSTLRDLSINCDLFCSLSNEICHLSNLGNLNLEGCKRPQSLPKLPSKLDSLFIEGHTSNLLNCFENQSLEEMEGCHHLDSTLRNMSLFQGLYRAFEVIGTGTEIPEWISHQAVGSSISFEVSPFSGCKIQGLDVSAIFVADKEAYGFLSCPIICNKTKGIEWGPLDGFWQSAHALDEDILWVRHIPITELQDYWGGEAKFGAHFEVGDIVEVLVEIEPFEKACVQVKKCGVMLVHKPDENQVDDPSVMKCSTASHFFIVDGERSAMDQVVFMEDANKSGYNEDVAGSSYDAKILRIGQ, encoded by the exons atgaaaaaaaactaCCCATTGCCCTTCTCAACTCTCAAGTGCTTTCTCATGGCCCCCAGGAGAAACCGAGAAGCATTTTCTTCACAGTCTGCAAGCCCTCGCTGGATCCACGACGTATTCCTGAGTTTCAGTGAAGATACACGAGAGAAAGTGACTGATCGCCTCTATGTCGCTTTGGTCCAGAAAGGGATTCGCACCTACAGAGACGACGACGAACACCGGCGAGGAGAGAAATCACTCAAAGAATCGAGAATCGCAATTGTTGTTTTCTCTAGGAATTATGCTTCTTCAGTATGGTGTCTTGATGAACTGGTGAAGATCATTGAATTCAGAAGTGGGAATGGTCTAACTGTTTTGCCTGTTTTTTATGATGTCGATCCGTCTGATGTCCGACACCAAACCGGAAGTCTTGAGAAAGCATTTGCGAAGCATGAAGAgtgtggcgaggaggggaaggaaAAGTTGCAGAAGTGGAGGGCAGCCCTCACAAGAGCAGCTAATCTTTCTGGTTGGGATCTGCGAAATGTTGCCAACCTCAG GCAGGAGGCAAACATTATCCAAATAATTGTTGAAGATGTTTTGACTAAATCAAGTCGAAGACCATTGAATGTTGCTAGATATCCAGTTGGAATAGATTCTCGGGTAAAACATGTAATTGACTTGTTACATTTTACTTCAAATGAAGTTCGTATTGTTGGGATTTGTGGTCTGGGTGGATCAGGCAAGACAACCACTGCAAAAGCAGTTTATAATGAAGTTTATTACAAATTTGAAGGTTGTAGTTTCCTTGAAAACGTTAAAGATGTTTCAAAACAACCCAATGGTCTTATTCGTTTACAAGAACAACTCCTTTCTGATGTACTGTTGAAGAGAAACTTGAAGGTAAGCAATGTTGCTAGAGGAATAAATCTGATTAGACAAAGGCTCTACAGCAAAAGGGTTCTTCTCATCCTCGATGATGTAGATCAATCGGACCAATTAAATGCTTTAGCTATCAACCGTGATTGCTTTGGTTTGGGAAGTAGAATCATCATCATATCACAAAATGAACATTTTCTAAATGAGGTTGATGTAGAAGTAGTATATAAGCCTGAAGAGTTTGACCTTTATGAATCTCTTGAACTCTTCAGTTGGCATGCCTTCAAAAACGATCGTCCAACAGATGACTACATGGAGCTTTCAAGGGATGTAGTTCGCTATGCCAAAGGACTTCCATTAGCTCTTGAGGTTTTGGGTTCATTTATGTTTGAAAGAAGCTTAACTGAATGGAAGAATACATTAGACAAATTAAAAAAGATTCCTCAAAATTTAATTCAAGAGAAACTTCGATTAAGTTTTGATGCTCTAGATGATGAAGAGAAGGATATATTCCTTGATATTGCTTGCTTTTTTATTGGAATGGACAAAGACTACGTTAATAAGATACTAGATGAATGCAATTTGTTCCCAGATATTGGAATTAGAGTTCTCGCACAAAGGTCTCTTATAACAATTGAAATGAACAAGCTAAGGATGCATGACCTTCTTCGAGACTTGGGAAGGGAAATTGTTTGTGAAAACTCTCCTGCCGAACCTGGAAGACGTTCAAGATTGTGGGCACATAAGGATGTTTGTGATGTATTGGCAAAAGACAAG GGAACCAAGTCTGTTGAAGGCCTCATCCTAAACGGTTCTCAATTCGAGGTTTTGTGTTTCAATACAAAAGCGTTTGCAGACATGCATAGGCTAAGACTACTTCAACTCAATTATGTATACCTGAGGGGAGGGTTTGAACATCTCTCTAAGGGTTTAAGATGGCTTTGTTGGCATGGATTCCCATTGAATTCTATACCTACCAATTTTGACCTGCAGAATATTGCTGTCCTTGACATGGAGAACAGCAATATTAAAGAAGTTTGGAAGGAAATTAAG CTGCTCAAAAGGTTGAAAATCCTCAATCTTAGTCATTCGCTTTACTTGACAAAAACCCCCAAGTTCTCGGGACTCCCCAATCTTGAGAAACTGATCCTCGAAGGTTGTAAAAGTCTGGTTGAGGTTCATGAATCCATTGGATTTCTTGACAAGCTTGTTGTCTTGAATCTGAAAGACTGCCATAACCTTATGAATCTTCCAAGAAGTATTTGTGAGTTAGGATCTCTTGAAGAACTCAATCTCTCTGGTTGCTCCAAACAGGTTAAATCTAAGTCATGGGTTTCATTCTCTCAATGTTGGGGCTCACTGAAAACAACGTTTAATTCCATCACTTCGCTTCCAGCTTCTTTCTCTGGTCTACGTTCTTTAAAAGTTGTAGATCTCAGTTACTGCAATCTGTCAGAAGATTTGATTCCCAATGATTTCATGAGCTTGTCCTTATCTCTGGAAAGGTTAGAATTGGATGGAAACAGATTTCGCACCCTACCAGCCAGCATCGAACATCTTTCTCGTCTCAAAAGGCTTTCAATGAAAAATTGTAGAGATTTGCAACTGATGACGGAGCTTCCATCAAGTTTAAATTTCTTGAATCTTGGAGGTTGCTCAACAATGGAAAGATTACCATCAAATATTAGTGGTCTCTCTCAACTCCTCTATCTTGATTTGAATGGATGCCAAAGGCTGCAATCACTTCCAAAGCTTCCATTAAGGTTAGACGAGTTGCGAACATCTGGTTGCACATCCTTGCAAGAAGTAGCAAATATTGGGAACTTATCTACATTACGAGATTTATCTATCAACTGCGATCTCTTTTGTAGTTTATCTAATGAAATATGTCACCTTTCTAACCTTGGAAACCTTAATTTGGAAGGCTGTAAGAGGCCTCAATCACTGCCAAAGCTTCCATCAAAATTAGATTCCTTGTTTATTGAAGGCCACACATCAAATTTGCTCAACTGCTTTGAGAACCAGAGCTTGGAAGAAATGGAAGGTTGCCACCATTTGGACAGCACTTTGAGAAACATGAGTCTTTtccag GGATTATATAGGGCGTTTGAAGTCATTGGTACAGGAACTGAGATTCCAGAGTGGATCAGCCATCAAGCTGTAGGGTCTTCAATATCTTTTGAGGTATCTCCCTTTTCAGGTTGTAAGATCCAGGGTTTGGATGTATCTGCCATTTTTGTAGCTGATAAAGAAGCCTATGGATTTCTTTCTTGTCCTATTATTTGTAACAAGACCAAAGGAATTGAATGGGGCCCCCTCGATGGATTTTGGCAATCTGCTCATGCATTGGATGAAGATATATTGTGGGTGCGCCATATACCAATTACTGAGCTTCAAGATTACTGGGGAGGTGAAGCTAAATTTGGGGCTCACTTTGAAGTGGGGGATATAGTGGAGGTCTTAGTAGAAATTGAACCTTTTGAGAAGGCCTGTGTACAAGTGAAGAAGTGTGGAGTCATGCTGGTACACAAGCCAGATGAGAACCAAGTAGATGACCCTTCAGTGATGAAATGCTCCACTGCTTCACATTTTTTCATTGTTGATGGAGAAAGATCAGCAATGGATCAAGTAGTTTTCATGGAAGATGCGAACAAGAGTGGCTATAATGAGGATGTGGCAGGATCCAGTTATGATGCCAAAATATTGAGGATAGGCCAGTGA